The DNA segment TATACATCTTTATGTGAAATAAAGTACAATTGCTCCTTATTTTGTGAAAGGGGTcattgggtggatttttatcattgaaatgtgtgtacacatttacattatagttcaaacaacatgtaaaagtgaattttgcatccagtgtttttttttttaatcctgataAATCATAACCactttctcaaatcaagctgtTCTCAGCTTCTtctctgtgtgacgtcacacagacccaggcccctcccacgattgttgattgacacgtCCATCTTActttagacccgccctgagtgactgtcatcagtcctcCATTGCATTGAAGACGCAGAGGGTtaggtttgtttttgaagggaatgtgcccccgatctacTTAAATACGTCTATGTTCACGCAAATGATTCATGATCCAGtctcacctacagaagaagtgagtacaagtttatgaatctttgcaaatcggaAACGGGTttctgtgaacagagctgtttttgacagggtaaaaagggagAGTTTTACtctaccactgagaaattttaaccaaattatgttatagacttttcattaagatcctaaatcataccaacttgtggaaaatggacatCCGATGACCCCCTGAGGTTCTGCACAGTGTATGTTAACTTATGATCTAAACTGTATATTTTGGTCAGAATTAATTGTGCTCCCATTCTATTGAAAACCATCTATTCATGCAATTGCTCATTTAGTGAAGTTTGAGATTTTCACAGTGCGCTAACTAAGAAAATATCATGGTTTCTGTATACGTGTCAGtttttattaaggaaaaaaaaaatgtttccaactAAACAGAAAACCAtctcatttattataatgttacagGATACAATTAACAACAGACATCAAACTGTTAATAACTGCTATACTGCTATAGGCTACTTCAGATAGAGTCTAATAATTAACACTCAAACAAAACTGATTTGAATATTGCACagtgtaactttaataaaaaacttGTCttcataacatatttatttaaaaatgaatgattaacaAGCTACGTAAATAAGGTCCACTAGTGTTGGTTTAAGCTAACTAAAGGGCTGTGGACATTGAATGAGTTAAAAGTTTGAATGAGTTATGTTGAAGTAGTTATGTGAAGTTATGTTCAACTCATGTGCCCACCATGTGACATAGTGCTTGAGCCGGTCATCTCTGATTACAGCTATATTGATGGTTTTGATGATTTAAATGTTCTGATGCGACTTTTTTTAACTAGAGTTAacatatatttgtcttttttttgtttaagaccTGAAGTCGCTGAAAGTGGAGAGTCGAGATCTGAATGAAACAGAGGAGAAACGTCATGAAACTGGAGAAAAATCTTTCAATTGTTCAGAGACTGAAAGGACTTTCATTCAAAAAAGAGCTCAGAAGACTGGAACTAGAAAAGGTTCcgcctgccaacagtgtggaaagagtttctctcAAAAAGGAGAGCTTCACAAATAAAGGATCCCGTTacagtcacatgaggtctcacACTGGAGGGAAGCTTTTCACATATCATTAATGTGAAAAGACTTTGTTATGTCGAACAGATCTGAAAAGTCATTTGCAAACTCCTTCTGGCAAGAAATTGTAGTGATCTGAATGTAGAGGTTtagaaaaaaagagcaatttCAAAAATCATCTGTGCATTCACTCTGGAGAAAGATGGGTACCAGTGGGTCCTACATTCCTTTTCAACAATTAATGTGTCGGCCTTTCGAATTAGGCCGTGGATTCAGGGAACAGTTGTTGTTTTGCATGCACTCAACTCCACGACTCCTAATTGCATAAAAGAAAATCGCATGTGAAAATTGACATTTAATCCACAAAATAGTGGATTATTCATTATACATCTGTGACATTCAATAGTTTGGATTTATTCttcatttatgtatgttttcatCAGAACTGCAAGCAGGGATCCTCTGTTTGAGGTGACACTGAACGAACAAACTAACATTCTCCAtttcacagtaaaattaaaatgtatgttttagtaAACTTGTAGCTAAAGTTCAAGTAAACCTTTATTTGTCTATCTTACAGTTAAAGTAAAATGAATGACTgtgcaaatactgtacattaaaataatttacaactccattaaaatatattttttatcaacatgtttattaaacataaaaccaaacattaacaaattaatatacagacaataatacaaatacaaaaacaaaaatgctcaaTAGGCTGATCTACtgtcataacataatataatatattcttaATCATAATATGGTTAGTTTCTATTAATATCAAAAGGCTGTATGCTTAATATGTAGCTCTGTTTGACACATTTTGTATTAGGGGTCCCTGCTCTATTTCTCTATTGCCTAATGGGGTCCTTgtgttgaaaaatgttgaaaaatctaaaatcttgCCTATATGCATTAACAGGTTATTCCCTTTTCTTTCACACAACAATTTACTGTACAGTGTTGCCCAATACCTCTATGTTTTTCTTGAAAGTCTAGTAAGAATTGTGTGGAAATACAACTGAAAAGTTTTTAGTTTCCTAAGAACACCCATGATGTCATCCATACTTGCAACAATCAAAATTGCACATGAAGATAAAGAATGAGAAAATAGTATTGTTTTACAATATTGTGAGCTTTGAACCTAGAAACATCAAGACAGAGAAGCTGTAGATAAAAGAGGTTTCCTTCAAACTTAACCAATTTGAGGTTTTGGCAAATCTATTGGCTCAGTTTGAAACAACTTCTCATTTCTGAAGTTGCTTCTCTTTCTTGAGGTTTCTAATTTAAAGGCTCacaatataatagtataataatgttatttctgaaatctgagaaatttcccagaaaactgatttattttgataaactCTGCTCTGGGCGTTGTCTGGAACAGCCTTTTCCAAGTAAGTGAAAGGGTTTTTTCCAACTAACTAACCAGGAAACATTCCACTGTCACAAGGAACCGTGAGCTTCAATAGCACTATGTTTTATCAGAAACCAATCCCATGTCTACTCATTCTGCAGAATGATAACCATCCTCACATTCTCCCTATATAAGACTCGGATAAGCAGGCAGATTTCACTCATTTATGAGCAACGAAGAGCAAGCAGATGGCAAGCAAAACTGCAAGCGCAGGCAGCAAAAGGCCCAGAGATCCCTCTACTCAGGTTAgacattatatttaacattaacatcGGTTTATGATACAGTAATTGCTACAGTTAACAAGCAATGAATTATCCAATATTAACTATTCTAATTTATAATTATAGGCGCTAGAAGTACCATGTAAGAACACAGTGTATGTGCtacaataattttgttttaaattaaacataacacaTGATACCAATGTAGCCAAATAAATGGGCGGTACTCTCCCCTCCTTAATCGTGATCATCCAACTACGCAGGAGGTCCgagatattattttttcttcaaagaaCTCAGCCCCTGGCTACGATGGCATTAAGAGTATCCTCCTTAAGGAGACCATTGATCATATTATTCAACCTCTTACTTATGTAATCTCTTTATCATTCAGTCTAGAATTATTCCCCAAGCTCTTAAAATTGCAAAAGTTATTCCCATTTTTAAATCAGGTGATACAAAGGTGTTTAGCAATTATCGTCCCATATCCATTCTGCCCTGTATCTGCCCTGTAAcgattaaataaacatttaattgttaattacattatatacaaaCATCAATATGGGTTTCgaaaaaaatattcaacagaaCATGCATTAATACAGCTTGTAAATTATATATCAAATGCCCTTGATAATAAAAAATTTGCTCTCTGTGTTTTTCTCGATTTAAGTAAGGCTTTTGACACTGTTTCACATGATATTTTGATTTCTAAGCTTAATAGATATGGAGTGGAGGGTACTGCCTTAGTTTGGTTTCGCAATTACTTTATTAACAGAGAACAATTTGTTTATCTCAATGGTTTCTTTTCTAAAACTTCTAAAATTTCATTtggggttcctcagggttctATTCTGGGTCCTTTATTGtttctaatttatattaatgatttattccTTTGTTGTGATCATTTCCTACCTATattatttgcagatgacaccaatCTCATTGCAGTACACAAGGATTTTGTCACCTTGATCCAACATGTTAATGACGagttaaaaatattatcaaattggTTTCGCACTAACAAGCTAACGCTCAatgtcaaaaaatgtaattttatgatatttcacaatattaataaattctacCCCAAAGAACATGCTTGTATAGAAATTGATGGAGCTCCAGTTACTCAAGTGGCTTCAACAAAATTTCTCGGTGTCCTGATTGATGAAGGTTTAACTTGGTCCAAACATGTTGATCTAGTCTGTACAAGATcctctaaaatgttaaaatattctaAGAATTGTTTTACCTTCAATTCACTCATCTGCTCATCTAACGCTTTACTACAGCTTTTTATTTCCCTTAATGAATTATTGTAATGTTGTCTGGGGTGCTACTTTTTCCACTTATCTcgcaaaaatttttaaaattcagaagAAGTTCTTGCGTATGATTTCCTACTCTTCTAAATATGCTCCTTCTGCACCTCTATTTCTCAGATACAAGATTTTATCAATTGAGAAAGTCaatgtttatttatcatgcatATTTATTCATAAGTTTATTTATAAGAGAGACGATTTTCCACAAACATTACAACActtctttacttttatttcagatacTCATATCCATCAAACAAGGCATAGAGAAATAAATCTTGTCTTACCGTTCTCTAGAACTTCAGCTCATAAAACTGACCTCAGCTTTAGGGGTCCTCAACTATGGAGTAAATTAAGTTTGTCCCTAAGATCCATGTCTTCTTTGCTTGTCTTTAAAAAACAGTTGAAagattttttgattttacaatGACAGTTTTTGTTATAGTACTCTGCAGTATACTATAGTTTTGCTGACCCTCATATGCTGCTCTTTACTTTTGATTCTCCTTTACTATTTCCCTTAAACATCTGTAACTTTAAGTTTCTTTCATTAGGATAATCATGCttctgaaaatatgtttttcccctctcttttttattaacttatttgtCTGCgtgccttttttttgtttgtttgtttattcatgtaaGTGGAGTGGAACTCTGTATAAACCCAATTGGGTTTCGTTCCCCTCCTTGTACTGTATCCATGTGATATCCATGCagaacacataaaataaataaaataaatactttttacttgtttataataGGGGTGACCCTGAATAGTTGACGATTCGATGCTTCGATAGGAGGAGCCTGATTCGATACCAATCGCACAGTCGAATATTCGCAGGGTGTTATGATTATGCTATTTTGACTACATGGGGGAGctcaatgtctgatttcacatagaactactgtttttctcccaataagttaatatacagcctattaaaataatgctgtaaataagaatctgaaaagaaagaagcttcaaataaatattttaacgtgtgaataaatccaaccacccctatagatttaagtttcactttctaTAATCCGAGACTGATAGAGGAGCATCTTGGCGGCAGGGATTTAAACCTTTAACACAACTCAAACTGAAACAGACAGAGTGAAAGACTGGATTTTTTCGATCATTtcgtgatttcaaaacatttcagccagttaatatatatatatatatatatagtgtatatattatttatcttgtaTAAGATGCATTCGGTTGAGTTGTACTGCAGTAAAGCACTTCATTGTAGTAGGCTACTACGGTGATTATCTCTTAAAACaaagcagaacaaaaaaaaatacataatataaataacaataaaatgaaaacacaaacacataacatcataaaaagaacacaattataataaaacactatGAATTTTTAGTTTAGTCGTGTTTTTCTGCACGTTGTTGCGTGAAGAACGCGCTCACAAAAGGAGTTCATTCAGAGCTGCGCAGTGTTCATGCATTCGGGGCATTTTGTGCAGGTGGCCTATAAGTCgtaatattaatgatatattgtataaataacgAAGCATATTCTATATGAGATAATTGATGAGTGaaatcccattgattaaaaaGCTGCTGCGTCACTCTCCTGGTCATCTTCAGCACGcgcagctcaaaacagaaatgcagaacattaataactattgTCATACATACCattataatgagagcactattgtaaaatatttttgttaatggtTAGGGTTTCGCTGATGTTTAATGTTAACaatcttttaatcaaaataatatttatcccGTTTGTATCTGCGAGGCATCCGATACACAATTTCCCTGTGTGTTAGCGTCAGTATTTATGACTATATCCTTAGTCTGGGACACCCCAGtttatagttaactaaagctGCTGTTGTAGAAAAGTATTAGCACCCTCTGACCGTTCACAATCCAGAATTCAGCAGCAGTGGTATACAGTTTTACCAGAGATTTACCATAAGAAGAATACAGTAACTTGGCACCTTTCTATCCTGTTCTTTCAATGACCAAAATCGCTTGCATTCTCACTAAAACAAGTGTGTTGTGTCTCTTCATCAGGGTTTAAAAGTCAAGTTTTTGATCAATATACCTCTGAAGGTGGATTCAGAGGATGAGGCACAGAAGACGTGTGGTTATCTACTCAACGCTCTAATTGCAGGCTTTAGGGAAGAGGATACGAAAGGCAAAGAGGGGCTTGAAGACATAGCTGTGATTTTTGGCATGAATGGAAAACACACCCCAGAGCTAGTTCTTGTCCTGAAGAAGCTCGAGATCTTGAAGTACAAATGTAAAGTCAAGCATCTTATAATCACGTACACCTGGGGAAGCGGTGGAACGATAGCACAACATGCGACTGAGCCACCGTACCAGGATATTCGAGAGCATCTGAAAAACAATCCTGCTACAACAAAACTTGTGGAGGAGTTGAGGGGGAACGATCAAAGTTGTCTGGTTTACTTCAGTTTCGTTGATAGTGACACTTTAAACTTCAACTTCATCTACAGTGAATACTTGCAAATTGTGAGAGAGGAGtgtaaaaaagacaaaatccCACCGACCGTGATGTCGACTGGTTACGAGTTCCACAGAGGCAGTGATCTTCACATTGCGAGTTGGCTGGACCGCATGGTTCGTATAGCCGTGGCAGAGGTGGATCCCCTCTTTGTGTACTACCCAGAACCTAACTTCTGCGTTCTAGTGCGTGACAATCTCAACGCCATAGAGGAGAGTTTCAttgacagaagaagaaagaaaatggagTCAGCCGTTCTGATGAGCCGGGTCAAGAAACGTGACCATTTCAAAGCGGTGTTTTCTGACAGAAACCCCATCATCATCATTGCTCCGGACAGATTTAATCTAAGTGGTAACGGCCTGATAACCGGACAGTCAACTCTGATTGGGAGGAATTTGGCAATAGGTGCGAACTGTAATAAGGTGCTCACACATGAAAGCACAATGAAAGGGATTGCTGGAAAAAACAGAGGGTTCATCATTCGGTTATTTAACTGTAAAAGCGATAAGGAATTCGAAGAGATGAGTAAGGAAAATCCATTCAACAAAGACGGAAAAGACGCCACAATACTAATCAATGCTATTAGAGAAGCAAGAGAATACAAAAACTTTGTTTATGACTTTGACAAGAAACTCCCTGAAGATAATTAAAGTCCATTTAAATCTGAGTAGCGTGCCGCGGACCTTTTCTGATTGCAAAATGATCCACGTAAATTACAGACAACTGCTGGTTTTTATGTTCGATGCATCTATACTGTACACTTATGtgactttaaacatttaaattacatggTTAATGTTGATTTATTATCTAATCTAACAACATAGTTTACTCCATACTGAAATCATAACATAAACTCACTAACAGTacaatgtgaaataatattcacatGTTGGCTTTGAGACTGGATTTAGCtgtaatttaaatctaaatcATTCCCCTCTTTATCCATGTCATTGTTATAGTttagtacagtacagtaagatCACTGATAAAAATACAGAGGAGTAATCATTTTAAACTTTAACCTGAATACTCTTTAGGTGGATTttgcatgtaattattttatatttaataatcactaGTGTGCATGCTAACATGAAACAGTTCACTTATTTTACTCCATGTTTTTGACTGTGAATCGTAATCAGGAAAAGTCACAATAATTAGGGcctgttttatgtaaataatatgcaaatgtatgcaaatgaagatacattttgatgttgttttcatGGACTGTACTCCCCATGATCCTCCCTGGCACTTAGTATAGGAAATTATGATCCGCACTCAGGAGAACAGGATACTTTTtgcgttttattttatattcatcactgATCCGAAACGTTTGTGCCTTTTCCTTTAAAGACTTACTCGCTGATCTATCTGATCTGATTCTGAAAGATTTTTCCCCTTTGAAATCAATTTCTTCAGGGCTTAAAATATTCTAGCTTGAATGTAACTTTACACCCTTCCTTAATTTAGTATACACAGATCtgtgatgtgttttatgtgttgttcTCTACAACGTCAGACACATATATgaattggtttggtttggttatactgaatggtttcagctctctgccttgtaaacgactcctaattaatgtcattaataaaAAGATAAGCAGTCATCGTTCATATTCTTTAATTTAGAACAGCGAGCTGCAGGAAAagcttacatttccaaaaacctgCAGTACTCCAGAAAGAAAAAGTGTGTACGTCTGCTCAGACCCTGATGTGACACTAAGCACTTTTCCATGTCAGAGAGGTTTTACAAATATGATTTAAGCGCACACACACCCATCCTGATCAGTGGTCCTGTGTTGTACGACAGTCACAGATTCAGCATGTTTAATGACTGAAAACAAGCTCTGACAGGTAACACACCAATCCAACAAAACTTGGCACTTCCTGACAGCAACAGACACTTTGTCATGTAGATACAGTAACCAATGCTCAGTGGGAAAGGGGTAACAATTCTTGATATTTTTGATGGTGAAGTCATGAAAGggcacattcaaaacaaaacaattctaaCATTACTGTGGAGCTGTGAGATGATTTGAAGACAGGAATCCATCAATGTTCATCTAACTATCAATGAGCTGCCACCAGTTGTGAGAAAATAACATATCCTGTTGTCATCACTTTGGTTTGGCAAGTCAAAGCCTGtcagacatttttaaaagccATTGACCCTAACACAGATCAAGCTGGAGGTGGTCCGATAGCATCACCACCATGACACAGCACTGAGTTCCCTCTAAAAGAATTTCACTTGTATACAGATACAGATCAAATACAGATCACCTCTACTCTTTTAGGAGGAAGACAAATGTCTTTCTCTGCCTCGCTGagcattatgaaatatttcacaaatcaCAATAGCTGATCTGAGTCTAGTACGACACTTTGGAAGgacagtttattttacagtatgaacAGTTTGTAACATGCGTCTGGGAATGCTGTGTGCTCCAGGATCACTTTTTCACATCAGCaagttttcagcattttattacatttgtaacaAGCATTTATACACACTGACCATATAGTGATTTTTCATTCGAACATCTAAAAGTCAATAACAATATAAACGTATTATTACTGCTCTATACTGctccctttttatttttcaccTTTTTGTCTATTTGATCAACTCCATATGTTTAGTCCTTTATCTCTGTCCCATTTTCCCTGTTGATTATATGATAATGAGTGATTATCTCATTTTAAGAATGAAATAGGAACAATGGcaaattttcagaaaatgtgatcAGTTACAAGTACAAAGCCATTCACCAGAATCATGCAGATCAGtaacaaaacattgtgttttatACATGTGTGAAAAATGGAGATTCATTTCACTGATTATGAAGAATTGTGATTATAAAATCAgtacacatttttaatgatttcacaGTGTTTATAACTTTTAATCAGAGAGGAGCTTGAAGCATGTTCCTGTTCTACACTACAGAGCAATACTGAAGAGAAGctcaacatttgtttttagattttattccTGTTGCATATTTTTGCAACCCAACACAATATTCTTATGTTTGACTTCAATTCACGTTTTGTGGAATAACCCATATTCTAAAAactcaaaaaccaaaaacacacacataataaaacaacattcacacaaaaacccacaaaaacaaaaaaaaaccacaatatttttttttttccaacagaaCACAGTATTTCTAGAAACTTTTActgattttgaatttgaaatgctTAATTTAtggtcctttaaaaaaaatgcttaaaatgacCAAACTGATCTACCAACAAAACAATATATCTTCACTtgctaattttttattaaaaaaaataaataaattgtgcagtGAATGCAATTTCAGAGATTAATAAAATCCTGCTTTCTATAgccatcatcttcatcaccatcatcagGCACTGAAGATAAATTGTTCGCTAACACTAACACTGCAGAGTACAGCCAGGTTCTGCAGGGGCTACAGTGTCCTCGTGCTGGTCCTGAGTCACCCACTCGTCCAGACGCTCACACTGGTTCTGATCCAGGATTCCCCTGCGGCTGTACTCTGACACCAGGTTTCTGTATCCTGCTTTGTAGTAGCCTCGGATATCTTCATCGGACAAAATGTGGCACTGAAAGGGAATGCTTTCACCTGGAATTACACACAAGCATATTGTTTAGTGCAGCAACACTGCAGCTCTTTCACTC comes from the Cyprinus carpio isolate SPL01 chromosome B4, ASM1834038v1, whole genome shotgun sequence genome and includes:
- the LOC122137158 gene encoding uncharacterized protein LOC122137158; this translates as MASKTASAGSKRPRDPSTQGLKVKFLINIPLKVDSEDEAQKTCGYLLNALIAGFREEDTKGKEGLEDIAVIFGMNGKHTPELVLVLKKLEILKYKCKVKHLIITYTWGSGGTIAQHATEPPYQDIREHLKNNPATTKLVEELRGNDQSCLVYFSFVDSDTLNFNFIYSEYLQIVREECKKDKIPPTVMSTGYEFHRGSDLHIASWLDRMVRIAVAEVDPLFVYYPEPNFCVLVRDNLNAIEESFIDRRRKKMESAVLMSRVKKRDHFKAVFSDRNPIIIIAPDRFNLSGNGLITGQSTLIGRNLAIGANCNKVLTHESTMKGIAGKNRGFIIRLFNCKSDKEFEEMSKENPFNKDGKDATILINAIREAREYKNFVYDFDKKLPEDN